The genomic interval agactaaaatgccctttagacttaaaactagggtatttctaaagctaggggtaaaatggtcaatttccataaccccgctcaatcccgataatttattttctctaaattatttcccactatgaaatagggttctaaacttacccatgtgatcaatctatccatccatcgcattttccgttgtcgccgagcaaaaattacaaaaataacatatttcacatataggctaaataatacccctagagtttaataaaatctccggaattgagaaattataactctaatatttatttctaaatattggggtccacatttaaattaattcacaaataataataaaataataaaaattagtgctaattgcctttactaaaccaaattactagagcggtcattacaagaatagtataaaaggaaggttatggtctcattatccaactaatgcctccaaagctaaaaacctatatgagacctcttccttcttctttcttcttccattcgaaacactaagcctatcttcacactaaataatttcagccattagtgaatgagtgagtgcccacacacatcaagtggtatctcaatcatagtgtgtaagactgtaggagattctaaacaacaagaaggagaattagcatcaaaggaaggagagaaagagatccaggttcagatcttggtgatgctctgttatagaaaggaatcaagggctagagatctgaacggaaggagtcattatattctgctgcacccaatgtaaggttttcttaaacccttatgtgtttatttcattgttttagaattcatattaggatgttaataaaacatacttgttagtaaatctagatcttggtaaaatatttccaacatagtCAAGCTCGTAGAAGATGTTTTTTTTCCTGCTAATTATGATTTTCTGCAACTCGCCTACGCTTCACACCACCAAAGAGCTCATGATTTCCAGGGAGATGGGGTGGGAGTTTGTTTACTTGTTCTAATGCTTCTTCATAAGTAAAACGTCTTGGAGGAGGTCTTCTCTCAATTTGTCCGTCAAATTGAGTATCCCTTCTCATTCGATGGTTATTTGGCAAAAATCTTCTATGACCTACGTAAGATGTCTTACCAATTACTCGAATAGAAGATGTATCTTCATTGCAAGTGGGACAAGCTTTGTATCCTTGACCACTCCAACCAGACAAATAACTACGAGCAGGAAAATCATTCACTGTCCACAGAAGAGCTGCACGCAACTTGAAGACAGTGTTGGTTCGAAAATCTCTCGTATCTACTCCGTTAACCCACAACTCCTTCAACTCATCCACCAAGGGTCTTAAAAATACGTCTATGTCTATTTCGGGTGATTTATCTCCAGGAATAAGAATGGTCAACATAAAATTATTATCATTCATACATAACCAAGGTGGAAGATTATAGTTCGCCAAAACTACAGGCCACATACTGTAAGCTTGGCTCATGTTGCCAAATAGATTAAAGCCATCGACAGCTAAACCGAGACGAACATTTCAAGGTTCACTAGCAAAATCAGGATGTTTGGCATCAAAGTCCTTCCACGCTGCTCCATCCACAGGGTGTCGCATCACACCTTCATCTTTCGATTTACCATTGTGGTGCCATACCATGTATTTTGCTGTATGCCTTGAAGTATACAGTCTCTTCAGTCGCGGAATTAACGGAAAGTAACACATCACCTTATGAGGCACCTTTTTTGCTCCTGAATATTCTGAAGTTATCCATCTACTAGTGCCACAAACTGGACATGAATCTTTATTTGCATGTTCATTGTAAAATAAACAGCAATTGTGCTTGCACACATGAATTGACTCATACCCcaaccctaattttttcaatCTTTTCTTGGCATCATAATAGTTTgatggaattttattttcctttggAAAAGCTAATTTTAATAACTTCAGTAAATCATCAAATATGTTGTTAGAAATCTTTCCCCTAACTTTCAAATGCAATAACTTTGCCAAAACGTTAAGAGAAGATATCCAATCACAACCAGGATACAACTCAGCCTCAATCTCTTCAAATAATTCGTCGCGCCATTGATTTGCATCTGGATTATCATCAATTTTGAATGACGGCTGAAGGAAGTCATCCACTATCGGAATCATCTCGTCAATTTTAGAATCATCATCAGCGGCATCATTGTCATTCATTGCATTAGTGGCACTAGATTCTGCTTCACCGTGGTAAGTCCACATCTCGTAACCAGTAAAAAAACCCCAATCGAATATGTGTGCTTTCACAACAGGTAAAGTTTGAAGCCTATTGTTCACACATCTTACACAAGGGCACCTAATTCTACCATCACAATCTTTACATTTCGAGGCCATCTCTAAAAATGCATTTAGACCATCCCAATATTGTGGACATCTACGATTTCGCAAAGTGGTCCAAGACTTGTCGATTgtcatctaaaatttttatgaagacataagatttaataatataaagaaaaattgaatgataaaattttatgctattttatgatattttatgctattttatgatatcttatgatattttattaaaaaaatttacattattattttattataacttacaccattatttatatattattataatattaaaattcattattaattatattttatattgataaattttaaaggaatattatttaaaaatatttcccatattgaaactttttttaaataaaattataattaaaatcgtaaaaataatttttattctttacatcaaaatattttttttttgcttttatatttatttttaaagtaaatattacaataaaattttcatttattaaatttttttaattttaaaaaatacattattattaatatttatttttcacatatttaaatgttaaaatttcattatttaattaattttttatatttaattattaagtatttatttcataaattttttttgtaacttaaattttgattattaaaaaaattataatttagatttttaaatcttatttaataatttacataaaaaagttatttttttatgttttatattcataaaaattaattatattaatttatatttatatcattaatgttaaaaaatattttacttataagtatttttttcaataatatagatttatcctaatttttttactatatttttttaaaaataatcaattgtatatcaattttataattttagacaTATTTACAAGTTGTTTATTATtctaaaatataaataacataaaattccttgagaaaattaaatactaaactctataaattacatttattattacataatatatataacagtATATTAGATATACAATATATACAGTGTATATACAGTATACATACAGTATATATACTGTGTATATTATATACACTGTATATACTATATACACAGTGTATAAATTGACagtatatacactatataatatacaatacacagtatatatataaaatatataacatacaATATACAGTAT from Cannabis sativa cultivar Pink pepper isolate KNU-18-1 chromosome 4, ASM2916894v1, whole genome shotgun sequence carries:
- the LOC133036954 gene encoding uncharacterized protein LOC133036954; amino-acid sequence: MTIDKSWTTLRNRRCPQYWDGLNAFLEMASKCKDCDGRIRCPCVRCVNNRLQTLPVVKAHIFDWGFFTGYEMWTYHGEAESSATNAMNDNDAADDDSKIDEMIPIVDDFLQPSFKIDDNPDANQWRDELFEEIEAELYPGCDWISSLNVLAKLLHLKVRGKISNNIFDDLLKLLKLAFPKENKIPSNYYDAKKRLKKLGLGYESIHVCKHNCCLFYNEHANKDSCPVCGTSRWITSEYSGAKKVPHKVMCYFPLIPRLKRLYTSRHTAKYMVWHHNGKSKDEGVMRHPVDGAAWKDFDAKHPDFASEP